Genomic segment of Apostichopus japonicus isolate 1M-3 chromosome 8, ASM3797524v1, whole genome shotgun sequence:
CTGAACCTATTCGGGTGATTAGCGCGACTTTGCAAATTTTCCCAATGATTTATCTTGTCTCATAGCTGCAGAGGGGTGTGCGAAAAATAACTCTATATTACTcaattacactgcctaaatcaaagcgatctcttacgcaatgaaaatctaaggttgaaagagcatctatcttcaaCTCGCAACTGGTGTTgattgaaaatatttacaaaacatcctagcagcaataacaacaaacttgtctcaaactccttaaattgttgtatatttttgcCAACTATGACTGACGGCATCTAGGAAATGCCTTAAGAATCAATTTAGGAGATGTTTGTCCACCAAAattgtattggtattctgacacgaAACATTTGAACAATGCTTATTGTTAGAAGAAATAACCAATTCGTGGTGATATGGACGGTTAATATTACGGACAGTTTATTGGTTGAGAAACTAATATATGACCAAAACATGATTATGAATGCCTTGAAAACACATTATGAACTCCGTAAGCTCAAACCGTTccctcaaatatatatttatcttagATTTTAAATGTTGCTTTCGCTGTATGTTGGTAAATGTTCCATGAAGGTTGTGAACAATCTCCGCACATGAAAACTTCCCGTACCTAATGCACGTGCAGATAGCGAACCATTTTACAGCTAATTtgcattgagattggtcattgataaaaatctaACCAGGCGACATTAATTTTCGTAAACGGCGCCTAGCCATTCCCCAACGTAACTaaacatccaaacctgaagCTTTTATTTGACcctgaatctcgacaattgcgaaATAGCAATAGCAAAGCTGTATATACAAAGAGTACACCTTTTTGCACACAATTtgaaatgaccccaaatgacctttcacctccacaaaacaataggcttcttaaaCTTAACGTGTCACAACcacatattaaatatgagattgttccaagcttcccttcttgagatatcgtttttacaaggttttcaaaatttgaccactagtgaccccaaataacctttgacatccacagaaaacaataggcttcttgtagtTAACgattcacaactacatactaaatatgagattggtccaagatTTCcttttgagatattgtgtttatgggttttcaaaatttgacccctagtgttTACCAGcaaggtgtcacacacacacacactcatacaggtgtgttttacattcagaaagtgaatcaagttgttttgttttcgtgGCCAGCTGGTGACTTTCATGAAAAGTGCAACATGAAACGTATTTCTTACAGAACGGTTCagttaaatatatttcaaatcagGTTTAAAAGTCTCCAAATGATTCTCAGATCTTGAAACATTTCCAATTAAACTGCAATGGCGTGTCCCACTAAGGTAAACTGATTCGAGGATGGGATTAAAATGCATCTTGAATTTTCAACATCGCATATTTTGgtgcaatactgatgaccttttatGATACCATTAACTAATAATAAACATTTTCCATACAGAAAGGAATTATGGAACTGAATACCCTGTTATTACTGCTAATGGGAGCAAGTCTGGTACAGTGCCAAGGTATGCTCGCTTTACAAACAAATTCTGAGTATTTTCCTTCCATAGAAATCGGTATATATATTGTCTGATTCTCACTATCCTGTGATTTGTGATTAAAGTGTTAGTATTTTGCCCTGCATAGTTTTAATAAAGTAATGTCGTATGACTGAGCATTAACTATGATTGGAACTGATCGGCTCGAAATTATCCGTTTTCCGACCGGTCAATCTACTCTTTCCTATGTCCAACAAAGGTAAGTTGTCAGTTACAAATAACGTTTTTGACTTCGATATAAAaccaagaaaatgaaatgatcaAGAAAAAATGATCATTAGTGGGTTGTAGTAATGGAGACGAAACTTTGAAAGGTATCTCTTACTTCGTTACATGGTTTTGCAATATATTGCTCCGATGTCCTTGTTATTTTACACAGATGACCCTGTCACTATACCAACCGTTCTCAACATCTTGGTTGTCGTTGTAACTTTACTGGCTCTCCTTACACTTTATAAGTTAATTAAGTAAGTATAATTCATAGAACAAATATTAACGTTCAGATTTTAGCTGGCACAAGTCAAATTCTTTGCTGTGAAtggcaaaggtcatttaaagTCAACATATGTCCGAGTCTGGAAACTCGTTAAACACGGTTACTCAAAAGTACGTCTCGCTTGAAGTTCATCATTGGTGAGCACAAGGATCGTATTGGAATTCGTGGAAGTCaacggtcatttgaggttaacatatttcaaagttcaGAAAATTGTAGACATGTTAATCGCAAAAATATTCCTTGAAAGAACTTTTTACTTAAATAGGTTTGGTTCGCTTTTGGGCAAGAACCAGCTTGCTGATCATTTGAAGTCAGTAATGGTCAACACAAATCTTGTTCGGAGTGTACCTGTTTAATGTTGAAATAGAAATTGGGACAAGGAGTCActaagccaactggctttctgatTTTAACATGCACTAGTGTTGTATAGAAGAAAAAATACACATGCTATCAAACAGTTTGCCCTTAGCATCATCCTGAAGATCCAACATTTTGCTTCAGATGTCTTATTtggatgacgtcatatttttaTGCTTCTTTATAGAGAGGTATATACATCTGTACTTGCTACCGAAGATGAAGATGATTCTCCTGAGGAGGACATGGTCAGTGCCTGCTATCTTTATGTTAAATCTGTTGCTAAATAACGAGAAAATCGGTTGTGTTTTCATACGGATTCATTGACGTGCATTGACTATTAGCACAGCATTACACAGACGTATGAACCAGGGCCACAGGAACAGCTCCCCTATAGTTTTAAGTTGGTATGGGGGATGGGGTTAGGGGAAAAGAGTGTTAATCTGCCTCCCGCCTTTTTCAAAGAGAAATGCACTCCTCACAGTAGAGCGGGATCATTTAGCTGGTTCAGAAGTATAAAAAGGTGCCAGGCAAAGTGTCGATAGAAAAGCCGCAACTTCGGAAGCACAGTCGAAATGTTGAAAAAATAGTGAAAATTGAGAGAAATTTAGTTTGAGATGGAATATTCAATTCTACATTTCCTCAACCTTCGATTTATTGGAGCAGCGTCGTTATttgtcaccagaggtcaaatattgaaaatctTGTTAATAAGATACCTCAAGTTGGGAAGCATGGATATTTTTCTTACTTAGCATGCAGACGCGTTATATTTAATACAAGAactcaattgtttttggtggaggtcaaatgtcatctggGTATCCAGCattcaaactctgaaaaccttttaaagtGATATATCATGGTAGAAATCAGAACATTTGAGAGCTATTTCTGGTGAACAAGCAGAAGTGTATCGTAATGAAGTCATTGAAACAtgtatgcatttttgcattctgctTAGCTGTTCTATATTGTAGTAAAAAGTACACATGAATAGGAGTAGCCCAGACAATGTTTGCATGACATGGCGATTTAGTATCTAAAGTGACTGTAGGAGCTTTGTAAGATTGGATCAACCTACGAGCCTGAGAAGTAATTTTCCGTAGGGCCAAAGCAGCGGTCGTTAGGAAAATATTACGTTTTTGTCAGGACAGTCATGATGTTCTTGAAAATATAGTTCCAAAATCTCATTAGAGAGATCAGGGCATCATTACATCTCGAAAATTCGactaatcaaattaaaatttctGCTTTCATTTGTTTCATGTCGGAAATCGATGACATTGCTCCTCACAATTGTGATGTTACATATCATAATTTAGACACAATATCTTCAAAAAGTGTTGATTTGGAAGATATGATTTTCATCAATATATTCCGATGTCTATATAACGAAACCAACAACCTCCGTGTTGTCGCCACGCCAGTTCTAGGCTAACAACTTTTATAACATTTGATACACCATACTCCTATACCTTCCATATTACTTTATTATATTTGAACAGTACCATCCCCAATGAAGATCAATAGTGTGAAATAAGTGGTCTTAGTAGGAAAATGAACCCGTGACCTCAACCTCAAATTGTCctttttatttaaacaaaattacaaaacagtaaactttgataattttgtttattgttttgggATGTAAgttattatcatattatattatGTTAACAGTCTTGtttcagggccaaggccttctcacacgactttacaacttaaccctgggcATTGATCACATCTACACACCAACGTGTGCACatttcaatcaatctctcctggggcaccacagtgcaccgcaaccacgtgtccccccgGGGGACtttccatagggtgcagccaaaAACCGgcgcatgcaactatatttacaagttaccccccatttatacacctgggttaagagaggcaatggagataaagcgccttgccaaGGACACAACgaaatgatctggccaggaatcgaacctgtaatccttagatcacaagtccactgccttaaccacttgacaaCAACGCCCTCAGTATAAGTGTGTCTCGAATAAATGATAACTTTTTTGTATTACCTCGTTATGTGTGTTAGTCTTTATAGTACTGTCCCTTATACATTTCCTTACGTTCTCACCTCGTGTATcgtctggtttttttttttgccaggCGACGTCCTCTCTATTAACCCTTTATACGGAAATACATCACATATTAAGCGTTAACTTTTTTCGGTGTACAAACAATGCGCCAAACGTTCAAGTGACAGTGCCGATAAATAGCGCGAGATAAATAATTTCACAAATAGAGCAACATTGCCGCTTCTTTGTGTCTAGTACACGATTACTATCAATgtaaagcagtggcgtaggaaggtacttttgagtggggggggggctgaagactgaaggtcggcctggggaggggtctaatttggaattttttggcattccaggtggcctcagatgcaatttggtgcaaaatAGCACACTTccacacccactccattttgtaaaaactttttcacctggccttagatgcaatttggtgctccaaatgagatttttttctcatttggaaatgaaaaaggggttttctgacttgcgaagcgggggggggggcggaatgatacttccgccccttcacatttttcactggggggctggcgcccccagccccccggttcctacgcccttgatgtaAAGAACTACATGTAATACTTGCGGAAATTTGCAATCTATCCTGCTTAGATACTCACTTAGTGCGGTCACGTTTAAAACGTGCATATTAATGTATTAACAACCCAAAACAGAAAGTTGCAAAATCATTAGAATATAAAcatctttatttttcatttaccAGGAGCACCTGAACACTTTCGCAACTGATCTGCAGGAACTACCGTTAAGCATGCGAGCATTTTCTCTTTGCTTGAGATCACTCTATTGGGACAATGCGTTAGGGTCTTCTTCAATCACAgcgataaaaatgaataaactgCGCGATGGCACAAGGAAAGATGCCTTAGTGTATGCAAAGATAGTTTTGCCTGTTTCTGCTCATGTAATGAGTTTAATCGAGGATTTTTTTCAGTACTACAAGGAACTAACCCTAGACGAGTGGAGACAAAATCTTGATGACATTCTTAAGGCCGTACAAGAACATAAACAGTACTGCTCGGAAGTCGCTGCAATGCACGAGCATATCCTGATTCCACTGAAAAGAAGGCAGGATGAAGCCAAAGTACTTATGTCTGAACTTGAAGGCCTCACCGAAACGTACAACGAAGTCAAAAAGAAATTGGAAGAATCTGCTGAGAAGAAAACAATGTATGCGTTTTTTCTCCTTTATATTCCAATTCCAACATTGACTCCAATTGTTTCTGGTCTTTTGCACCTGAGTGCAAACAATGACTTAGCTAAAGCAGTGGCAAAGGGCAAGCAATGCGACATCACTGAATCAGCTGTCATGTTGATGAGCGAAACTATGATTCCAGCCTTATCTCATTTCGTTAATGTAATTGAAGTTGCGACAAGCTTCTTCAGCGTTGTTGAACAAGATATCATGTCTTTTCAAAGGAAAGGGAAGCAGGcgataacaaagaaaaagaaaatgcattTCCGAATGATGAAGAGTAAAGCAATAGAGATCACGCGCAGCTGCAAAGCATTTTTCGCCATGGTCCCAAACGTAAGAACCGACTTTATGTGTATCCCGGAAAAGCCAGATGATAAGAACTACGTGGACAGATGGCTATATGATCGACAAAAGGAGATCAGGATGAAGTATGCTAAGGTGCTTACAGATGCGGCAATGACGATATTTATAAAGGGTCTTTTTCAATTGAACCAAGTGAACCAGCCCATGATTGAAGAGAAGAAGGATGTGTAGTTATTTGCAACTGGTTGTATTCACTCTATTTTCGGGTTGGGCCTCATGCGCAACGTAACGAATGTATGATACCTTAGGGCTCATGAGGGTATTTATTATTCTGTCACTGACTGGATGAAGTTTGCTGCAACAAGACTACGCATTGTTAAGGGCTTCAAATGGTTGAGGCTCAATAGAGTTTGACACAAATAGGCACCTTACAGATAAATGAGTACAAAGTTCTATcaagtaaaataaataatagtATCGTATTATGCACATCGGCAACTTAATAGACCGTTATAACAACAAGTTATAACAACAAGTTAAGAAGAACAAATACCTATTAAGTCACCAGGAAGCTAAAGCATAGTTTCTTCTGTCACATGTTGTTTTATAAGTGAATGGTTCGATCGATGGAACGATCGACCAAtcaccgatcaatcaaacgaAAACTatcatcattttaattttgacCTGTTTACTCGAGATTAGCGAGTTTAAGTCAGTAGGTGTTACACTTTGTGAAAGTTGTTGGCACTCTTTTGCACCATAATTAAGGTTAAATTATCTAAACTTGGTTCATCATCATTCCCTTCCTCACACTAGCTAATTAACCATTGGATAATCTGAGgataaaatatacttttgatTGATACTACTGTAACTACTCATGTGAAACTGAGCATCCCATAAGCAACAATGACAACATGGTGTACACAGAATCATCATGTGTGAAAATTTAATTACGTCACCAGGCTGTTAGTTATATTCTATAATTATACTATGATAACACGTTCATCTACATGGTACAGCATAGCACATGTTAAAGGGGTTGGTTGTTTCTAATATCTTTGTATTGTTTATCCGCATATAGGAAAATAATACTTGAAATTCTAAGACAAACAACATTTACAGTTTAGGCAGAAATTAGTACCAAAGGAATTACATTTGAAGGAAACACCAACAAGAAGTTTACTGTGATCCGCTTCCTGCAAGAAGAAAGCAACGAATTAGCTAGTCCAATATTTTTCATGCGATTAGCATGTCTTAAGTAAGGGACAAGACCGTTATCGGGTTTAAACTAACAATTTGGAATACTTGCCTCTTTACGGTAGGTGGTACATTGTCTGTCACCGAAAGAACCCTTTAAACTgctaaattattttgtaaaatttctACGAAGACTCTTCTCCATTTTTTTGCAGTTAGTTTCTCCACATTGCTATTTTTCTCTATTCATAGCGTAAATGCAGATGCTGGGACTATCTTGGGTACTACAAAGTTCAGATAGCAATTTACTTATTTGATCAATTAATGTAGGCATACACTCTGTACGGCATGGGCGGTATAAAAACCTTGCAACACCATTCTCTGGGGATAAATTGGACAACTGCTAATTAACGATTGTATGTAAAAGTACGGATCAATCAATGTTTCTCCAAAGATGTGGGACGTACCGTCTTCGAGCTCACAACAACCGCATTAATCTATTAAACTCGCCAAAGTGAGAAAGCGTTGTTGTGGATTTTTCTTCCAAGTCACGAGTTCCTGTTTCCCTGTGCAAGTGTCATTATGGTGTCTATGTGTGACAATTTTGGGTTCTTTAACTCTTAGTCTCTTCAGTTTTCAATGATAGATTTCGAAATGGCTGTCACTGTTAATTACAGTTAATTTTTAGTCTGCAATATCGGTCTCGACATCTTTCGTTGAAATGTGCTGAATCCATGTCAAAAGAGTGATGATACCATGACAGATAACTTAACTTcaactaaaaaaaataatattctatGTAGCCATGATTTACTTATCGTCCTTTTGTAAAACGCTGGCAAGTTTTCTTTACGTTGGTAAAGGTTGCTggttattttttctttggttaAGGTTCTTCCATGCTTTTTGTTTATCCGATAAAAGTTACAATGTACGACAGGAAACTGGACATTTCTAATCAAAGTGGATAGGAGTTCTTAAATTAGATGTACAGACGGAGATAAGTCCAATACAGATTTGTGAATGGAATGAGATTACCAAATCCTATAGTTTCATGATAACATTTCGATATAGTTTTATCTGTTTAAGTTTACATAATAGTGTATTACAAATAAGTAGTAGCTGCTAATGTTAGTGGTGGTGTTGCTGGGGTAAATAAACCATTGTAACTAAGACCGTTCGTCCTTTTCCTATTTGATGTTCTGTGTCTGACGTGAAACTCAGCATTAATATTGATTTAATATGTTTAAATGAGACCTTAAATGGCATCGACATATCAGTAACTGTTCAACACAGTTTTGGAATAAAAAATGCAAGGTATTTGTTCTTCTTGGTATTGAATTGGAATTGGTTTAAATTATCAATGAATTAAGAGTACAAGCAATCAACCAGTTGTGTTACAACATCAGTAATTGTGAAGTTAAATATTTTAGTTATCGCATGgtagcaggggcgtcaatcccaattgaaaagtgtatgtggggggggggggcataaatGATTGAACATGATAAAACTGGAGTGTTCGCGTAGCACCTTGGCGCAAAACCTTAATAGTTTGGTCCAGGAGCCGCTTTAGGGCCCCTGTTGGGATCCAGGGTGAAGCCCATTACATTTAGAAATCTTCAAGTTTGCGTCTGTTTGGTCCCTGAATTCATATGTCAGTCATGCATATATTTTAACAAGGGTCATGTCTGACAAGTGATTAGACTTAAAGTAAGAAAGACTTATCTATTTAACATTCGGGTGTAACTTAGGGCCtttattatgaataataaatttgatgtctacaacatgcacacatatggtatCATAAGTACATTAAAAAAGCACTGTTGGATATCTGGGCACATGAACTTTATCGGAAACATAAAAACCTATAAAATAAAGATACTTCATGACCGTAGTCTAGGTATAATCTCTACGGGGGCAGTTGAGGAACATCGAAAACATAATGTATCTGGTAAACTTCACATGATGCTTTTGATGTGCGTAAAAAGTGCCTTCTCTAAGAAATTTTTAGTGGGTGGGCCATTTACAAATGGGACCATCGTGACATTattagagttcctttatagagaATACAATGAATATTTTCCTCGATCGCCCAAAACCCTCCGGCTACGAACTGGTCCAACTAGTTAATTCAGCTAAACCAGCTAAATAACTGAAAtatatgcagtggcgtaggaaggtacttttgagtggggggggtgtccccctcccctttggattttttttgcatttccaggtggcctcagatgcaatttggtgcaatatagcacacttcaacacccactccattttgtaaataattttgcattttcacctggccttagataaaatttggtgctccaaatgagatttttttctcatttggaaatgaaaaaggggttttctgacttgcgaagcggggggggggggcggaatgatacttccgccctccatattttttttcactgggggggggggcgccagtaTGTAGGAAAAGCCCAATTTCGAAGTCACGTTCTCGGTTCCGTTGAATTGCGGTGAGAGAAGGTGGTGGGTATGGCTGAACGTTTCAACTTCCTTCTCCAGTAAACACGCCTACTCTCAAATTGGTGATCATCAAAATGAGCCTGTTAATTACAAAACAGAAATTCAAGATTGAATAGTTAAATGCACTGAGCTAAGCTAATTTAATATACATACATCGTTCGAAATTGCTTTGAGAACATCGCTGGCATTGTAGGAGCTGTCGATGATACACAGTGTTATCCTTCAGAATGTTTGAGTTTGGATTCTCGGAACCCATGCCTGCACTAAAGTTAGCCCGAGCGCCCAAAGGACGCCGTGGCTGTCGAAACAAGCAACTAGGAAATCAGAGAATTTCTCCAATTAGTTGCAGATAAAGAAGTAAAAAATCGGCTCAACAATACCCAAACTGTGTTCGGCAGGATAAGAAACAATTAAAGCGCGATGTCGAACTTCTGATGAtgcaaaataaggcaaaaagCAGGAGCTCAACAAAACGAGAACCGCACCTCTAAGAGAAGTACAGTGCAGTGTGAGAAcaggtatattcaacgtgatatggtcgtagacattagaatgatgaaatttaagctttttatacccgcccgccccgagacttactttgcaaagttggatattcaactctagaccacctatatggttacttatcccattaaactaaacaatgtacattgtggtagcatatacgcccggatatgattgccccaatgactgacgcacgcacgcacactcaccgtactgagagtctgaagctaggcacgttcgtccgacttgtgaacaaacctcttaacacaGTGTTCGTACGCTTTCGGTATTGGCTAGCATAAAAGTGGTATCGTCAGCATGCTGAAACATGCGAGGCTCAAAATGGAGAAATTTGATACCCGAAATATGGTTGTTCTTATAAATTGCTTCGCGGAACGGTTCTGCACTAATTACATACAACAGTGCCGAAATAGGGCACCCTTGCCTCACACCTCTTTTGATTTCAAAAATATTAGACAAGTAACCGTTATGCTTAATATGACTGTTGATATCTGTGTACAAAATTGCAACCCAGTTACGAAAATACTGGCCGAAACCTACTTTCTTCAAGACATTAAACAAATACTGGTGATCAACCCTATCGAAGGCCTTTAATTGATCAATTTTAAGGAGTAAACCGTCACAATTTGTTTGATTTACGTAACGGATAATATTACTAATAACGATAATATTATCAGCAATGTCTCTTCCAGGAATGCAACAGGTCTGGTCACTAGAAACAATTGAACTTATAACTTTTGAAATTCTGTTAGCTAAAGCTTTTGTAATGATTTTATAATCAATATTTAGGAGGCTAATTGGTCTCCAATTTGAAAGTTTCCTAAGGTCCCCTTTTTTGGGAATATGAGAAATCATACCTGTTTTCATGGAATCACACATCTCGTTTGATTCAAAAATAGCGCTACAAATACGAATAAGAACAGGTCCAAGCACATCCCAAAAACGTTTAAAAAATTCAACAGTCAGCCCATCAAGTCCAGGGCTTTTATTAGTTTTCATTGCAACGAGGGCATTGGAAAGTTCCTCTAAGGTGATCTCTTTTTCACACAACTTGATTTCCTCTTCCGAAAGAGTTTTGTCCAAATGGTGCAAAAATTCACGCTGAATATTTTCCTGAGTGTGTTCAAGCGAATAAAGATTTTTATAAAATAAGGCCTGCTCACGAAGAATTAATTCTTGATCCGTGACGATTTCACCTCTATCCGTAAGAACCGATCTCattactttctttttttgtctcgAGGTCTCTAGGTTTAGAAAGAATTTCGTCGACTTCTCACCTTCCTCATACCACAGTACCTTGGAACGAATCGCTGCCCCGTTAATTTCGTGCCGCAGTAAAACATTAAGACGGCTACGCAGTTCGAGAAGCCTTGTGGTGTCGTAATCACCAAATTTGTGAGCTTTAACTTGTTCGTAGTTTATCTTCTTCAGCAGCAGCTTTTTCTCTTTTTCGCGCCACGATTTTTGGCGTTTGCCGAATGTAGCACTCCTAATTCTAATCTCCTTTTTAAGGTTGTCATACCATAATTTAAGTGCTGGAGAGTCAGAATGCGACGTATTTAACCAACTGTCCAAAATACATTGTCTGATTCCTTGGCAAAAAGTATCGTCTTCTAAAAAGGAATTGTTGAAAATCCATGTACCCGGACCTCTAGAAATCAGTGTAAGGTCAAGGTATAACTCCACAATATCGTGGTCTGACGCTGGGTAATGcgaaatttcacattttactaCGTGCGGTAAAAGTTCTTTACTAATTAAAAATCTGTCAATCCTGGATCCCGAAGACAAGTTACTAGTTGTACGCGTAAACTGAATTTTCGAGGGATGTTTATCCCTCCATACatcaatcaaattaaatttgtcCATGAGATCTTTAAGGACTTTTCTTGAAGAGTCCGGTCTAGGACCGGGTGGAAACCTGTCTTGGTATGGGTTAATTACATTGTTAAAATCCCCGGTGAGCACAATAGGCCCGTGACAGGATGTAATAATTCTGTCTAAATCCGAAAAGAAAGCTTTACGCTCCGCCGGCACATTGCACGGCGCATATATATTAATTACGCTAATTACCTTGCCATCAATATCTATCTCCAGAACTTGTGTCCTCCCTTTGTAAGGAGTTGTATGGGAAATAACATCGAAATCactattatgtctaaataaggAGGCAGTGCCTCTTCTTCTTGCGTCAGGGAAATTAGAAAAGAAGATTTCCCCTTCCCAATCGAGATTTGCCGCTTTAGAAATATCGTCATCCCAAAACGTTTCTTGAAGGAGCGTTAAATCATAATTGTTCTTTCTTAACAATGCAAATAAATCTGTCCTTTTTTCTCTACCGACCAAGCCATTACAATTGAGTGTGGCGAGCTTGATCATAAGTATAATTCCAATTAGACAGTAATACATTATCGGTTCGCAGGTGTGAACAATCTTGCCGTACTTGTATTGGGCACaaacttctttttgttttgcttcgtTCTGACCACCTGCCATGTGGTCTCATTCACCGATAATTCCTCTCCACTCGACTCTCTCCCTCGTTCACCCGTCTCGCTTACTGTATCGACTTCTGCTATGGTATTAATGGGGCTGCTCGTAc
This window contains:
- the LOC139971912 gene encoding uncharacterized protein isoform X1, which produces MELNTLLLLLMGASLVQCQDDPVTIPTVLNILVVVVTLLALLTLYKLIKEVYTSVLATEDEDDSPEEDMEHLNTFATDLQELPLSMRAFSLCLRSLYWDNALGSSSITAIKMNKLRDGTRKDALVYAKIVLPVSAHVMSLIEDFFQYYKELTLDEWRQNLDDILKAVQEHKQYCSEVAAMHEHILIPLKRRQDEAKVLMSELEGLTETYNEVKKKLEESAEKKTMYAFFLLYIPIPTLTPIVSGLLHLSANNDLAKAVAKGKQCDITESAVMLMSETMIPALSHFVNVIEVATSFFSVVEQDIMSFQRKGKQAITKKKKMHFRMMKSKAIEITRSCKAFFAMVPNVRTDFMCIPEKPDDKNYVDRWLYDRQKEIRMKYAKVLTDAAMTIFIKGLFQLNQVNQPMIEEKKDV
- the LOC139971912 gene encoding uncharacterized protein isoform X2, which codes for MEHLNTFATDLQELPLSMRAFSLCLRSLYWDNALGSSSITAIKMNKLRDGTRKDALVYAKIVLPVSAHVMSLIEDFFQYYKELTLDEWRQNLDDILKAVQEHKQYCSEVAAMHEHILIPLKRRQDEAKVLMSELEGLTETYNEVKKKLEESAEKKTMYAFFLLYIPIPTLTPIVSGLLHLSANNDLAKAVAKGKQCDITESAVMLMSETMIPALSHFVNVIEVATSFFSVVEQDIMSFQRKGKQAITKKKKMHFRMMKSKAIEITRSCKAFFAMVPNVRTDFMCIPEKPDDKNYVDRWLYDRQKEIRMKYAKVLTDAAMTIFIKGLFQLNQVNQPMIEEKKDV